A region from the Benincasa hispida cultivar B227 chromosome 10, ASM972705v1, whole genome shotgun sequence genome encodes:
- the LOC120088714 gene encoding GDSL esterase/lipase At2g30310-like: MARANYLIVALSLHVTWLLFLSKPCIALTPETSPSFPAILIFGDSTVDTGNNNFIPTIFKANYSPYGKDFPGHVATGRFSDGKLIPDMVASKLGIKELVPPFLDPELSDDDVKTGVSFASAGTGLDDRTAAISTVIPAMKQIGMFKNYIQRLQRIVGVDESKRIIGSALAVISVGTNDLTFNFYDLPTRQLQFNISDYQDFLQNRLQSLIKEIYQLGCRTIVVAGLPPIGCLPIQETISFPIPLNRKCLEDQNTDSEAYNQKLSKLLGNLQSQLLGSTILYADIYTPLVDMINNPQKYGKPV; the protein is encoded by the exons ATGGCACGAGCTAATTACCTCATTGTTGCTCTCTCACTCCACGTAACCTGGCTGCTATTTCTTAGCAAACCATGCATCGCTTTGACACCTGAAACTTCTCCATCTTTTCCTGCCATTCTCATATTTGGTGATTCTACGGTCGACACCGGAAATAACAACTTCATCCCCACTATTTTCAAGGCTAATTACTCTCCATACGGCAAAGATTTTCCTGGCCATGTTGCTACTGGAAGGTTCAGTGATGGGAAACTCATTCCTGACATGGTGGCATCTAAGTTGGGGATAAAGGAGCTTGTTCCTCCATTTCTGGATCCTGAACTGTCGGATGATGATGTGAAAACAGGGGTCAGTTTTGCATCCGCCGGCACAGGACTCGATGATCGAACAGCCGCTATATCTACAGTCATTCCTGCGATGAAACAAATTGGTATGTTCAAGAACTACATTCAAAGGCTTCAAAGAATTGTGGGTGTGGATGAAAGTAAGAGGATTATTGGCAGTGCTTTGGCTGTCATTAGTGTAGGAACCAATGACTTAACCTTCAATTTCTACGACCTTCCAACCAGGCAGTTGCAATTCAATATTAGTGATTACCAAGATTTTCTACAGAATAGACTACAAAGCTTGATCAAG GAAATTTACCAGCTTGGATGTCGCACTATAGTGGTCGCTGGCCTCCCTCCAATTGGTTGTCTTCCAATTCAAGAGACCATATCATTCCCAATTCCTCTAAATCGAAAATGTTTGGAAGATCAAAATACAGATTCCGAAGCCTACAATCAGAAGCTTTCAAAGCTGTTGGGCAATTTACAATCACAGCTACTAGGAAGCACAATTTTGTATGCTGACATTTACACTCCTCTCGTGGACATGATTAATAATCCCCAAAAATATGGTAAGCCGGTATAA
- the LOC120089225 gene encoding GTPase Der-like, translated as MLWSERTEQLSAQSVELPVMLLILNLQDKMVRIIAAASAVEKERSRRLTTSILNQVLQEALAFKAPPRTRGGKRGRVYYCTQAAIRPPTFVFFVNDAKLFPETYRRYIEKQLREDTGFPGTPIRLLWRSRRKMERGEAKGTTKAHTNLIQRDREVSFTI; from the exons ATGCTTTGGTCGGAGAGGACAGAACAATTGTCAGCCCAATCAGTGGAACTACCCGTGATGCTATTGATACTGAATTTACAGGACAAGATGGTCAG GATTATAGCTGCTGCTAGTGCAGTTGAAAAGGAGAGATCTAGAAGGCTAACTACTTCCATACTAAATCAAGTACTACAGGAAGCATTAGCTTTTAAGGCACCCCCAAGGACCAGGGGTGGCAAGAGAGGACGTGTCTACTACTGCACGCAG GCTGCTATAAGGCCACCCACGTTCGTTTTCTTTGTAAATGATGCAAAGCTTTTCCCTGAGACATATCGGCGGTACATAGAGAAGCAACTGCGTGAAGATACAGGTTTTCCTGGAACACCGATTCGGCTTCTTTGGCGAAGTAGAAGAAAAATGGAGAGGGGTGAAG CTAAGGGTACGACAAAGGCACATACTAATCTGATACAACGAGATAGAGAAGTTTCTTTCACAATATGA